From the genome of Nicotiana tabacum cultivar K326 chromosome 17, ASM71507v2, whole genome shotgun sequence:
CGAGGAGGTGAGGATGATGAGGGGAGGATTTACCCGACTCGAGGTGAGGTTGGAGGGGATCATGCGGACTATTGCGATCCCCAGGGATCGGGACTTGCTGGTGGACACAAAGGACGTGGTCCCTTCTCTCGGTCCCCTTTGCTCTGATGTGGAGGGTAAAACTCTCGAGAAGTTGAAGGATGCCACTCTAACTAGGAGTATAGCCGGCATTGCTCTTAGGGTAAGTTTTACGAGTTCGAAGTTTTGTTCTTActctttatattttgtttttctttcaaaTCGTGATTTTGGAGATTGAGAGCGCCCGACGAGAGGAGAGGCGAAaggctatttttcaaaaaatggagCGAAAATATCATGAATATCGTACCAAGCATCACGAGATCTGTAGATGGTTATGCGAGAGCGGCCGCTTCCGGGCTCTCCGAGATGAACTGAAGGAGAAGGCTGACGAGTTGGTAAAAGTCATCAAAAAATACAGCATTCTCCCAGGGGCGTTGAGGGGAAAAGAGGATGAGCTCGAGGTGAGCAGGGGGATCGAGACCCAATGTCCCGACCTTCAAGCCCAAGTGGTCTCATTGTGCACCGAGCTCGAGAAGTGTCAACTCAAAGTGGACGCTTTGAGTGGCGAGGTCACTGAGAAGGCAACGGGTTTAGAGAAGGCGGAGTTGGCCCAGTCGTCAGCTTTGAGAAAAGCAGAGGCTTTGGAGATCGTGATCCGCATTCTCCATTCTGAGCGGGAGGGTGCTATGGAGATGGCTAGGCTCAGAGATGAGCGACTTGATGAGCGGATAGGGGAGCTGGAAAAACAGGCTTCGTGCCTTATTGATCGAGTTGTTGCTTTCGAAGCCGAGAATGTACAGTTATTGGCTCAACCGTCCTCTTCCCGTACTTCTGCTTTTCCTGATGTTCCGCGGGATTTGTACGAGGAGTGAATTCACGCCGAGGCCCAGTTGGATATATTCAGGGATATGATGGGGGCGGGGGATGTTTCGGAAGCCAACTTCGAGGATGCTTATGCTAAGGCACGTAAAGCTCGGTTTACATGTGGCTATGACCCTGCTACACTTGAAGCTAGTGATGATGAGGATGCATGCGTGGAATGGATTGAACAGGATGCCTGGTACGAGGATGAGTATCCCGCTGGCGATGGCGATAGCGATAGCGATGGCAAAAAAGTAGGTGGAGATGGTCTGGGCGACCAAGCTAGTGGTGGTGCTGGGCCAGGCGATGATTagttatttttccttcttttttgtttagCCGCGGACTTGTGTGTATTTTTTGTAGGCGTGTATTCGAGCCTTTGTAATTAATATTCTAAGTATTAAATGTTAGTTTTGTTATTCGTACCTGATTCTTTTTCTTCATTCGAGTTTGTACACTTTTTGATTTTGTTACTTGGTcgcctttgtcataataaattTGTTCGAGTAGGTTGAATGGGGTTGAAACAAATTTTACGTTTGAACTCGGTCGAGGGACAGTAGATGTTGGTTTAAACGAGGTCTAACACGTCGCGAGGTCGAACACGTCGCGAGTTTATctatggccgagggccgattaGGTGTTCATTCGAACGTGATCAAATACAACCTTTGTTTAGTTAAGGCTGATGACcgagtaggtgttagttcgaacgaggtcgaatataaccttcATTTAGTTAAGGCCGTGGGCCGATTAGgtattaattcgaacgaggtcgaatgtaactttgatttattttgggGCCGTGGGCCGAGTAGGTGTTAATTCTAACGAGGTAGAATGTAATCTTTATTTAGTTAAGGCCGTGGGCCAAGTAGGTATTAATTAGAACGATGACGAATGTAACCTTTACTTGGGGATAGCAGCAATAAATTTAATGTACTTGCACTTTGTTCATATTCTTGGAgagatttaaatattttttgggcGTTAGCTGGTAGTTCAGTCCCAGTCCCAGTATATCTAGTCCCTTTATTGGTCGAACTGGAAAAATAGTGAGAGATCGAGCAATGAACTAGGCGTCCTGTGCCCTCGTTTGTGCGCACTTCAACCCTGAAGTATCTCCGtcatcgcctcgttaaaaacctcctcgagaaaacccaattgggacaaaactcaagtgagggaaaaagagtgcgaCTTTGGGGACCTCATCCTTTAAAAGCTGAAGTACTTGATGTGTgtaatattccagttgtttggtagtcgcTTTCCTTCCATTATTTCTAATGTGAATGACCCTTTGTTTGTTGTTGCCTTGATTTTATAGGGGTCGTCCCAGTTTGTTCCTAGTTTGCCTTCCCGtgggtctttgcttgcttgtgttttagctttaagcacgtagtccccgactgTGAGTGGCCTGATCTTTTCCCTTTATTATAGTAGCATTCTGCTTGTTGCTTTTGGGCAACCATTCTTACGTAGGCCATATCTCTCTGTTCCTCGACTTCGTCGAGTTCCTGCCTTCTACTGTCATCGTTCTGGGGTCTGCTTTTGCGGAAGTATCTTAGGTTGGGCTCctcgacttcgactggtattactGTATCAGTCCCATGGACTAATGAGAATGGTGTTTCCCCTGTGCTCGTTTTTggcgttgttcggtaggcccagagTACTTCTAGTGATATTTCCGGCCACAACCCCTTGGCGTCTTcaagtttcttcttcatgatgttcagtattgacTTGTTGGAGGATTCCGCTTGCCCGTTGCCCGCGCGGTGGTAAGTTGAGAGTATTATTTTGATATGCCATTTTTGATAAAGTTGGCGATCTTCTTTCCTACACATTGAGGTTCGCTGTCGCAGTTGATTACTTTGGGGAGACCGAAACAACATGtgatatttttccatatgaaggcgatcacTTCTTGCTTGCGaatttgggcgaatgctcctgcttctacccatttagagaaatagtcattTAAAACCAAGAGGAATCGTACGTTACCTTGTCCTTCCGGGAGGGGGCccatgatgtccattccccatttgatgaacggccaATGGGAAGTTACTGAGTGTAGGTGTTCGCCTGCTTGGTGGATCATTGGAGCGTACTTCTGGCATTGTTCATATTTTTTTCACGAAATCCGCGAcctcctttttcatggtgggTCAGTAATACCCCACTCGTATGGGGCATCTGACCAAAGCTCGATTGCTAGAGTGAGCTCCACAGTGACCTTTGTGTACTTCTTCAAAGACATGCCGCGTCTGATTTGGGCCTAAGCATTTCGCTAGAGGGCCGCCATATGTCCTCTTGTACAGGTTGTTGTGAACGATGTTGTATCTGGCCGTTTGCATTCACAGCTTCTTGGCCTCTTTTTTATCATTGGGGAGTATGTCGTCCTGCAAATATGCAATAATAGTTCTGACATATGGGAGATGTCATTCCCGGTTTGGTCGTGAGGCCACGGGATCTCTTCTGATATCATTTCTCCGATTTTTTCTGGATTTTACTTGTACTGTGGTCAGTCGATGAGTCAGCCCGTTGATGTCGTCTTCGTCTTCTTAGACTTCGGCACAATATACATtatgtatttcatcccaagtTGTTGGGGGATATTTCATAAGCCGACTTAATAATTTTCTTGTCGCCCTTGAACCATTTCTGCTTAGCCCATTTTGAAAAGCAGCTACCACAATCCCTTTTGATATATTGTACAAAG
Proteins encoded in this window:
- the LOC142172092 gene encoding uncharacterized protein LOC142172092, with product MKKKLEDAKGLWPEISLEVLWAYRTTPKTSTGETPFSLVHGTDTVIPVEVEEPNLRYFRKSRPQNDDSRRQELDEVEEQRDMAYVRMVAQKQQAECYYNKGKRSGHSQSGTTCLKLKHKQAKTHGKAN